GAATATTTCTTATCGTCTGCTGGTCGAACTCGCGGGCGCAACCGCGATCGGCCCGATCCTCATGGGAATGGAACACGCCGTTCATATCTTGCAGCAGGGCGCATCCGTCAGCGACATCGTCCAGATGGCCGCGTTTGGTGCCGTCGATGCGCGCAGCTAATCCGATCAACCTGCTTCACTATTGAATATACTTATGTCAACTCAATCACCACCTGTATCTGATCTAAATCCTATTTTCAAACCTCGTTCGATTGCCGTCGTCGGCGCGGGACGCAGGCCAGGCACCATAGGCCGCGACTTACTTAAGAAGCTGCTCGATTTCGGTTTCAACGGTATTGTCTATCCTGTCAATCCAACGGCACGTTTCATCAACTCGATGCGCGCTTACCGCAGTGTTTTGGAAATCCCGGACACAGTGGACATGGCCGTGATTTGTGTTCCGAAAGAACTCGCTATGCAAGCCGTGGACGACTGCGGCCGCAAAGATATCAAGTCAATCATCATGATCACTGCGGGCTTCGCCGAAACTGGAGAAGAAGGAGCGAAACTCGAACGAAAGTTGCTGGAAAAAGTAAAGTCTTACGGCATTCGTATGATCGGCCCCAATAGCATGGGTGTGATCAACACGGATCCCGAAGTGAGTATGGATGCGACGTTTGCCGGACCCAAACCCGTTCCCGGCAACATAGGTTTTCTGTCGCAAAGCGGCGCGCTCGGCGTGGCGATTCTCGAACGCACGACGGGCATGATGCTTGGACTTTCTTCTTTTGTCAGTCTCGGTAACCGCACCGACGTATCGGTTGACGACGTACTCGCTTTTTGGCGCGACGACAACCGCACCGATTTAGTCCTGCTCTATATTGAGAGTTTCGGCAACGCGCAGCGATTTATTCAAGTCGCACGGGACATGGTTCGCACTCGCCCTATCATCGCCGTAAAATCCGGCCGAACGGGTGCGGGCGCGCGAGCCGCAAGTTCGCACACGGCAAGCCTTGCTGCAACCGACGTAGCAGTGGATGCGATCTTCGAGTCGGCGGGCATCCTACGAGTCGACACGGTTGAAAAACTCTTCGACTACGCACAAGCGTTTGCTACACAGCCGCTCCCGAAAGGCAAGCGAGTCGCGGTTATCTCGAACGGAGGCGGCCCCGCCATCTTAGCGACTGATGCTGTCGAGGGCGCAGGATTGACCATGACCGAGTTCTCCCCGGAAACCACGGCAAAACTCAAAAGTGTGCTTGCCGATTTGGCCAGCGCGCGCAATCCCGTCGACATGGTTTCCAGCGCGGGAACGATTCACTTTGAAACGGTCGTAAATGAAGTATTAAACGATCCCAACGTAGACGCGGCAATCGTTTTGTTCGTGTTGCCCGTTACCACGGATTCCAGCGACATCGCGCGTGGTATCGCCAGCGCCTATACCAAGAACAAACATCTCGGTAAGCCGGTTCTGGTTTGTTTCATGACTCGTGACGGGGACTTGACAGGCACCCCCATTTTGCGCAAGGCCGGGCTGCCTGTTTATATCTTTCCCGAATCCGCCGTCCATTCTTTGGCGGCGATGCACCACTACCGTGAAATTCGTGATCGCAGACACGGAGCCTACCGCACTTTCGAAGATGTCAACAAGGACAAAGTTGCCAAGATTCTCAAGAAGGCAGCATCCGAAGATCGTTCTCAGTTGAATCCTGATGAAGTGATGGATATTCTTGCGGCCTACAAGTTCCCGCTGATTTCGTCCGTTCATGTCAAGAAGCGCGAAGCCCTCGTTGAGACGGCAACGAAGATCGGTTTCCCGGTAGTCATGAAGATTGATGCCGAAGGGATTACACACAAGTCTGACGTCGGCGGTGTACGTTTGAATCTCCGCGATGCCAAGGAAGTCGAAACAGCCTACGACGAAATTGCTGCCGCGCTGTCAAAACTCAAGAATCCGCCTTCAAAATGGTCAGTCATTCTCGAACCGATGATTTCCGGCGGCAGAGAAATTGTCATGGGAATCACTTCGGATCCTGTTTTCGGTCCCTTGATCATGGTCGGAATGGGCGGTATCTATGTTGAAGTACTCAAAGACGTCAGCTTTAGACTTGCTCCGCTTGCCGACACGGACATCGAGAGCATGCTGACCCGTCTGCGCGGCTATCCGATTTTGAAAGGCGTACGGGGAGAAAAGTCCGTCGATTTCGACCGTGTGACGGAGTTGCTCCAACGACTCTCGCAGCTCGCCACGGATTTCACTGAGATCAAGGAGCTTGATATCAATCCGATTCTCGCCTTCCCGCAATCTGAGAAGTGTGTAGTCGTGGACGCCCGCATCAAAACATAGGCTGAACGCAGTTCAGTTCAAGGGGAGCGCGCCAAAGGGTTCGCTCCCTTTTTCTTTCGCAAAGGAAAATTAGACCTCGGAAATCGAAAATATCGCCATCCTGTGACTTTGTTCCATAGGAGCATCTCTGTAAGATTAGAATGTGACAATTGAGGTAAAATTCTAAACCCTTGCTCTTAGCAAGTTGCACTCTACACGGAAGATGCGCGTCCAGAAGGGCATATTTTCGGGATTGATACGAGCGTTTGCGGACTCTTTTGTGCATTCGTATATTAACGTATGCACAGCATCGTTATATATCGCGCAGTGCAGTGGAAGCGTTGTTGCGCGCGGTATTTTTGAGTTGGAACCGGAGGTTGCATGTCAGTACCCACTACACCTAGGGTTGAAGTCGTCCCGCATCTCTGCAAAGCATGTCAAAGATGCGTCGAAGTATGCAAGCCCGCCGTGCTGGAAACCAATCTTGAACGAGCCTTCAATGAACTGGGCTATCAATGGGTGGTTTACTCGGGCGACGGCTGCACGGGTTGCGGAGCGTGTTTCTACGCGTGCCCCGAGCCCGGCGCGATCATTGTGTACAAGAAAGAACAAAACGGCTCGACTCCTTGAGGATATTTCTATGGAATTAATCAAAGCAAATGAAGCCGTTGTCAAGGCCGCGGTACTCGCGGGTTGCACGCAGTACTACGGCTATCCGATTACGCCGGCGTCGGAAGTCGCGATGGCTGCCGCCAAGTACTTGCCTAAGGTAGGCGGAACGTTCTTGCAGGCCGAATCCGAAGTAGCGGCAATCAATATGGTCTACGGTGCCGCTGGCGCGGGCGCGCGTGTCATGACCGCGTCGTCAGGCCCGGGAATTTCTCTGAAGCAAGAAGGCGTGTCCTATATTGCGGCGGCTGAATTGCCGTGCGTCATCATCGACGTCATGCGCGCCGGTCCGGGCTTGGGAAACATTTGGCCGGAGCAAGGCGATTGGAATCAAGTGATACATGGCGGCGGACACGGCAACTACAAGTGCCTCGTGTTCACACCCAACTGCGCGCAGGAAATGGCTGACCTGACGATTCTCGCGTTTGATCTTGCCGAGAAGTACCGCATGCCCGCCTACATCTTGACCGATGCCTATATCGGCCAGATGATGGAACCGGTCGAGTTTCCGAAGGTTCGCAAGCAAGCGGAGCGCCGGGACTACGCGCTCTACGCGGACCACGAATCAAAGGACCACCTGGTCTCGTCGATCTTTATGACCACGAGCGGACTCGAAGACCACAATTTCCATCTTCAGAAGAAGTACGCGGAAGTTGAGGAAAACGAAGTTCGCTATCAGGAAATCCAAGTCGAAGACGCCGAACTCGTGATGATCGGCTACGGTTTTATTTCGCGTTTGCTGCAATCCGTTGTCGACAATCTGCGCGCCGAGGGCCACAAGGTCGGGCTGCTGAGACCGATTACGGCATTTCCGTTTTGCTCGAAGAGACTTAAAGAGCTTGCCGATCAAGGAAAGAAATTCCTCGACATCGAACTCTCGAACGGCCAAATGCTGCGCGACGTACAGTTGGCTATTGGCAATGACAAACCGCTTTATTTCTACAACCGCATGGGCGGCATGGTCCCGTCCGTGGAAGAGTTGACCGAAGTTGCGCGCCGCTATTTGAAGTAGGAGAATGAAGATGAGCATCAATGTACTTGAAAAACCCCATACATTCTACGAACACTTCGATCGCAAAGGCGGCCCCAAAGACACGACGCACTATTGCCCCGGCTGCGGTCACGGCAATGTGCACAAATTGATTGCCGAGACCATCGACGACATGGGTCTTGCGGATCGCGCCGTCTTCGTGTCACCCGTCGGCTGCTCCGTCTTCGCGTACTATTACTTTGACGTAGGCAACATTCAGGCCGCTCACGGCCGCGCTCCCGCAGTCGGCACAGGTGTCAAACGCACGCGTCCCAATTCAATTGTGATCTCGTATCAGGGTGACGGCGACCTTGCATCGATTGGTACCGCGGAAATTATCCATGCTGCCAACCGCGGCGAACAGATGACGGTCTTCTTCATCAACAATGCTATCTACGGCATGACCGGCGGGCAAATGGCCGCCACGAGCTTGATGGGGCAAAAAACGGTGACGACACCCTACGGCCGCTCGGAAGAAAACGAAGGTTTCCCGATTCATATGGCCGAGTTGATCGCGACGCTGCAAGCACCGGTCTTCGTCGCGCGCACGCATCTTGCCGATCTGAAAGGCATCATGAATACGCGTAAGTGCGTCCGCAAGGCGGTCCAAGCGCAAATCGACCACAAGGGCTTTACTTTCGTGGAGATACTCTCGCCCTGTCCGACAGGCTGGAAGATGGACACGCATGCTGCTTGCGATTTTATCTCAAAAGAAATGCTGCCTGTTTTTCCGGACAAGGTCTTCAAGGATGTGATAGCCGAACGCGAAGTCCATCCGCATGAAGTTCGTGAATACTCGGATGAAGAAGTTTTTGATTCGCTGGAGCTCGGTCAACTTGGCGAGCCGTTCCCCTATGACAAGACGTTCATCGACGGTTTCAAGACCATGGGCTTCAAATTCGCGGGCTTCGGCGGACAAGGTGTCCTGACTGCAGGCGCCGTACTTGCGGCGCTGGGTATGCAAGAGCACTTGAAAGTTTCTTGGATACCTTCTTATGGTCCCGAGATGCGCGGCGGAACGGCGAATTGCTCCGTCTTTATGTCGAAAGATCCTGTCGGTTCTCCTATGGTCGTCGATCCTGACGTGCTCGCCGTAATGAATGATCCGTCGTTTGACGCGTTTGAAGACACGGTCAAGTCCGGTGGCCTGATGATCGTAAACAGCTCGATCATCGCTCGCAAGTCCAAACGAACGGATGTTGATGTGCTTTATATTCCGCTGACTGAAATTGCGAATGATCTCGGCTTGAAAGCTGCGGCCAACATGGTGCTGCTCGGCGCTTTTATCGAATACACCAAGCTGATGCCGCTGGATCATTTGAAGACAATCGTCCCCAGGGGTATTAAACGCAAGGCTTTGGGCGAACAGAACATTCTTGCGGTAGAAGCCGGAGCAAAATGGGTGCGTGAAAACGCCTTCGCCCAAAAACCCGAACCGAGCTTGACTGCCTGACGCTCGCCACTGAGCAAAGCAAATTGGGCCACCCGTTTGGGTGGCCCATTCTCTTTGCGATAAGTTCGATCAGTTGCCGGGACCCACGCGTCCGCGGCCCCAAATTCTCATCGTTCCATTAAGCGGAGCAGAGTAGGGGACTTCCACCTGAACCGCAAACGGATAATCCGGAACGCCGTCTTCGACGTATGGATGTTGTCCGCCAAAGAGTCCGATATCCGCGCTCGACCCATTCAAATCGAATGGCGAACCGGGATTCCCCGCATCTTCCAAAACGGAACCAGGTGCAAGATGATAGTCAGCAGATCTGAAATTTTCAACATTCATGTTCAGAAACGAAGTGGAATCACATTCGACGTGAGTCGCGCCCGGCGGCGCTGCTTCTCCGGCAGAGTAGGCGCAGTAACTGTAGGTCACTCCTGCCCCCCCGGTGTAAGAAATCGCTCCTGAATTTATGAAGAACACGCAATTCTCGAGGATTGCCGTGCCGTCGGTTTGGCAAGGATATATGTTGGAGTTTCTGGCCGTGAACAGACAGTGCGATACGGTTGCCGAAGCGCCGGCGTTCGAACCGTACTTCACAATGGGATCTTCCACGTTGATAATCGCGGTTGACACGAGAGTCATACTGCTCATACCCCTCTGAAGAATACCTTTTTGGCCGGTGCCGTCAAGGTCAACGGAACTCCAGAAGACGCACTGAGAGATTTCCGTATTCGTGCTTTCACCAAGGAAAACGAATCCTGCACCACCTGCGGTCGCATAGTTTTCAATGAGACACCGCCAAATAAAGACTTTGTCCGCGCCACTGTGAATTCGCACCACCGTCGCCAAAGAATCGACCGATCCACTGGCGACATTTGCTACTATCCACAAACTTCTTAGTTCCGTACTATCTGCCGCTTCTTCAACAGATACCAGACCGTTAACAAGCGATCCTTCACCGATTCCTGTACCGGTGCCCGATCCGATGATGACCAATCGATGCGGAACCGTGAAACCGGTGTATCCACCGGCCATAACTAATATCGTATCACCTGACGATGATGCGGCGATTGCGTCAGTGATGTCGGTATACGCTTGCGTGCCGTTGCTGGCGACCTTCAAGACTGCAGCTTGCGACACGCACAGGCAAGCCAACAGCAAGGGAATAGCAAAAAACTTCTTCATGCTCTATTCCTTATCTGAATTATTATTGATGATTCTGGAAATTAACTCTGATTCTCCGCATGGTTCAGGCGCAATTTGAATGGCCACGACCTTGAACAATTGCTTGTACTGATCGGGCTCGATTTCAAGAAACGTATCAGGCGGTGCGACACTGATGAAATTGGTGTACGGACCAGTCTCGAGAGAATCATAGTGTACACGGTACTCGAGTGCTTCAGGATAAGTATTCCACGCGAGTCTCGCGGCGTTGCCCGACGTTCCTTCTACGCCGAACGCGCTCAAGTGAGTTTCGATGACATTTACGGAGTCTATCAGCGGCCCATACCAGCGGTCTCCCGCGTCCTTGACGCGCACTCCAATCGCATGCATCCCCAAGGTCAGATCCGCCGACACGTAGCGCCGCATGGCCTCATCGCGCTCGTCAAACGATCCGTCTTCTGCGATCAGCGAACATCCGTTTCCTTCGCCCGGGTCGACGTCGATGAAAAATTCACCGCCCGTGATGCGGTTCTCTCCATCTACGACGGCGTCACCGATACGAATGGTTCTGAAAATCGGAAATGACCAAACTCCGCCTCCGCGAAACCTCAGGTACATCGTGTGCGCGCCGACACCGGCGGCAGAAACATCGACGGTGGAGTCGTAGGCCGCGACGTCCGTGCCGTAGCCGACGTCAACAGGAATGCCGTTTCCTTCGCCGGGATCGGAATCGAAATAGACTTCGGCGCCGTCGATCAACGCGCTGCCAAGACGAATTGTTCGCCGCGCCGGAGCGGACCAAGTTCCGCCGCTGTAAGCACGAATATTGACGTCGTGAAATCCACTGCCGATGTTTGGGACGACGAAGTTGGTTAGATCAATCGTGCCGTTGGCCGCAATTGCCACGGAGGAGCCGTTTCCTTCACCGGGATCCGTATCGAAAAATACTTCAGCCGCTTCGAAACTTGTTCCGACTCCGATTCGCACGTTTCGGGAAACGGACTTGCCCCACACTCCATCGTCTCTCTGCATTCGAATGTGAAGCTTGTGCACTCCGGGACTTAGCCCAGAGGTCGAGACTTCTGCGTCAAGCTCTACGTCGTCACCGGAGATCATGGAAATGGCTGTGCCATTACCCTCACCCGGATCTGTATCGAAGAAATACTCCGCAGCTACAAACGAATGCAACTGAGCCAACGCAAGAAGCGGATACACGAGCATCACGCCCATAAGGACTGTTTTTCTCATGCTCACCTCTTTTTTTAGTGATAGGTCATGCAATATTTAGGTAGGTGTTAACATACAATTCAATGATCGAAGTCCTTGCTAAGTGCTGACGAAAACAACGTGTAACAAGGACATTCGCTAAGTTACAGTGGCAATTATGGATAAATATATACATTAAGACTGCCCGACACAAGGATTCTTCAAGCTCTTCTCGAATTTGTTGCAGCTTTCCAACAATGGGTCAATTGTGGTGCCTTGCAAATTCGGATGGCAAAAAAAGGACGCCGTATTCGGGCGCCCTTTGTTTTTCCTAACAGGATTTTTCTAATTGCCTGGACCCACTCGTCCGCGTCCCCAAATTCTCATGGTACCATTCAACGGAGCGGAGTAAGGAACTTCAACTTGCACGGCAAACGGATAATCTGGCACGCCGCCGTCAACATAGGGATGCTGTCCACCATAAATTCCGATGTCTGCGGCCGAGCCGTCAAGATCAAACGGCGAAGTTGGATTGCCCGCGTCAATTAACACTGAGCCAACCGGCAAATGAAAATCGCAAGCACGAATCGTTTCAAAACTCAGAGTCTCAATCTCGGACGAATCCGCGAGAATACTCGTGCCTCCAGGAGGCGGATACAGTGCTTCAGAATAGCTGCAATAGCTGTAAGTGACATTCGGCGAATACGTGTGCGAGAAGCTCCCCCGAAGAACAAACGCTGAGTTCTCGAACACACCCGCGATCGCGCCGCCAACGGTGTTTTGCGTGTAGTTGTAAGTTATAAGCACACAGTGCTTCGCAAGCAGCGTGCTTCCGCTCGTGGTGCCAAATGAACTGACATTGTTGGTAAACCCGTGGAATACGCAAGAAGTGAGTTCAATATGACAGTTGGAACGGTAGCAAATTCCCCACCGCACGTTTGGATCTTGGCTGCCCGTCTGACAAATAGTCGTCTGCACGATGTCAACACTTGCTCCTTCTCCAACCCAGATCCCGGAAGCATATAACCCAGAATGAGTATTTTCTACAAAACAGCGCCACAAAAATATCCGTTCCGCTCCACTGCGAATTCGAACAATCGCGGCAAGCGAGTCGCTTGTATGCGCGGCTGCGGCACGTGCCCAGATACTTCGAATCTCCGTGCTGTCCGCTGCATCAAGGACATTGATGCCTGAAGTTACAAGGACACCCTCTCCAACACCCGTACCCGTTCCGGATCCGATAATCACGAGTTTCTTATCGACAGTAAATCCGCTGTAGGCCCCTGCCATAATCAGAATTGTGTCTCCG
This region of Calditrichota bacterium genomic DNA includes:
- a CDS encoding acetate--CoA ligase family protein — its product is MSTQSPPVSDLNPIFKPRSIAVVGAGRRPGTIGRDLLKKLLDFGFNGIVYPVNPTARFINSMRAYRSVLEIPDTVDMAVICVPKELAMQAVDDCGRKDIKSIIMITAGFAETGEEGAKLERKLLEKVKSYGIRMIGPNSMGVINTDPEVSMDATFAGPKPVPGNIGFLSQSGALGVAILERTTGMMLGLSSFVSLGNRTDVSVDDVLAFWRDDNRTDLVLLYIESFGNAQRFIQVARDMVRTRPIIAVKSGRTGAGARAASSHTASLAATDVAVDAIFESAGILRVDTVEKLFDYAQAFATQPLPKGKRVAVISNGGGPAILATDAVEGAGLTMTEFSPETTAKLKSVLADLASARNPVDMVSSAGTIHFETVVNEVLNDPNVDAAIVLFVLPVTTDSSDIARGIASAYTKNKHLGKPVLVCFMTRDGDLTGTPILRKAGLPVYIFPESAVHSLAAMHHYREIRDRRHGAYRTFEDVNKDKVAKILKKAASEDRSQLNPDEVMDILAAYKFPLISSVHVKKREALVETATKIGFPVVMKIDAEGITHKSDVGGVRLNLRDAKEVETAYDEIAAALSKLKNPPSKWSVILEPMISGGREIVMGITSDPVFGPLIMVGMGGIYVEVLKDVSFRLAPLADTDIESMLTRLRGYPILKGVRGEKSVDFDRVTELLQRLSQLATDFTEIKELDINPILAFPQSEKCVVVDARIKT
- a CDS encoding 4Fe-4S dicluster domain-containing protein; its protein translation is MSVPTTPRVEVVPHLCKACQRCVEVCKPAVLETNLERAFNELGYQWVVYSGDGCTGCGACFYACPEPGAIIVYKKEQNGSTP
- the vorB gene encoding 3-methyl-2-oxobutanoate dehydrogenase subunit VorB; the protein is MSMELIKANEAVVKAAVLAGCTQYYGYPITPASEVAMAAAKYLPKVGGTFLQAESEVAAINMVYGAAGAGARVMTASSGPGISLKQEGVSYIAAAELPCVIIDVMRAGPGLGNIWPEQGDWNQVIHGGGHGNYKCLVFTPNCAQEMADLTILAFDLAEKYRMPAYILTDAYIGQMMEPVEFPKVRKQAERRDYALYADHESKDHLVSSIFMTTSGLEDHNFHLQKKYAEVEENEVRYQEIQVEDAELVMIGYGFISRLLQSVVDNLRAEGHKVGLLRPITAFPFCSKRLKELADQGKKFLDIELSNGQMLRDVQLAIGNDKPLYFYNRMGGMVPSVEELTEVARRYLK
- a CDS encoding 2-oxoacid:acceptor oxidoreductase family protein; protein product: MSINVLEKPHTFYEHFDRKGGPKDTTHYCPGCGHGNVHKLIAETIDDMGLADRAVFVSPVGCSVFAYYYFDVGNIQAAHGRAPAVGTGVKRTRPNSIVISYQGDGDLASIGTAEIIHAANRGEQMTVFFINNAIYGMTGGQMAATSLMGQKTVTTPYGRSEENEGFPIHMAELIATLQAPVFVARTHLADLKGIMNTRKCVRKAVQAQIDHKGFTFVEILSPCPTGWKMDTHAACDFISKEMLPVFPDKVFKDVIAEREVHPHEVREYSDEEVFDSLELGQLGEPFPYDKTFIDGFKTMGFKFAGFGGQGVLTAGAVLAALGMQEHLKVSWIPSYGPEMRGGTANCSVFMSKDPVGSPMVVDPDVLAVMNDPSFDAFEDTVKSGGLMIVNSSIIARKSKRTDVDVLYIPLTEIANDLGLKAAANMVLLGAFIEYTKLMPLDHLKTIVPRGIKRKALGEQNILAVEAGAKWVRENAFAQKPEPSLTA